A window of Rhododendron vialii isolate Sample 1 chromosome 11a, ASM3025357v1 genomic DNA:
AATCCCGTACAGATCCTGCACCCGTGTCGGGTCGGGTCGACACGGGTACTCCACCAAAAATGGCTAGTCCGCGTAACAGTCTCTAAGTTTattgattcagttattgtcaCCTTTTGTATCGTGACATAGAGAACATTTGGCTAGAAGCCATGGAACAGATTGGTGCATGCGCAAACCCACCAGGTCCCAGAGTTAAGACTTAAGAGTATGATTTGATTGCCCCATGGGCAGTCCAAAGTATTTTTATGCAGCCCATGTGGCGCATACACAATTTTGAGTTGGGTGGTGCTTGGCATGTTACCGAGATGAGCCAAGTGCGAGACTACTAGTCGTTCAGATTGACTCCGTTTGATTTGTTATCCATGTTAATTGAGCATATTCTTATTGCTAGCCATGTTTATTGTTCTCGTATTGCACATACTACCCGGCCCTTATATATTTTTCAGGTGAGGAGCAAGTTAGTGGCGGCCGAGTTGGAGATTAgaagattattttttatttagagaGTTTTGGAGCATTGTCGTTTATATTATTTGAGGATTTTAGGGCTCGTCAATTGTATGTTTTggagattattattttttaggcAATGTAGAAATTCGGGTCATCACAGATATGGGGGAAGCTACACCAGTTCTAAACCATACTTGTGTGAAAGCTTAAGGTCCTAGCATAGCCATGTAGAAAGTTGTCTCTATTCAGTGTCCAAAGCTCTCCAATAAGAGCGACATGTGGCAATTATTCACCTCTACTGTCTATTATAGTATTGACATTCAGTTTTGCCACGTTAAAAGTGCAAGGAGCAAATTGTAAGAGGCCAAATACTAATAGTTGTGAGCAGATAAACACAATCAATTAACAATTCCAATAACTAAATTCCATTCATCATGCGATTGTGGAGAATCATGTCAGAGAAAAAGCTTGATGAGCAAGGTAGTAATATGAATCAAGTAAACACTTACAGCAGTAGCAGTAGTAGTCAACGACTTCAACCCAGCAGTGCACGCATGAGCCTCAGGCAATGTTGAGAAATCATTAGCTTGCAATCTTTGGGTCACATCCGCATACAACCATTTCAACCATTCACCAATAAATCTGAAAGCATAAGCAGATGCCAGCAAAGGAAAGAGCCTACTTTGCTGCGTTTTGTAATCAATCACCTAAATAGCATCCAGGTAGCAAAAGCATTACTGAAAACAGAGCTAATGCAACAATTAAGAGTTTCTGATCATTACCAAACAGCACAAGAGCATATCCACAAACCAGTGTTGTAAAACAAGGAATTTATCACTGATTAATAGctggcggggcctatccgattaggtccgattaacgattaatcgccgattactaattaatatgcaccgattaatcgctcaaaggtggccgaccgcccgactagcaccgagcgacttttagaacattgccacAAACATAATCACATCAAGGTTAAGCACAGTTCTTCAGACTTCAGAGACAACACAAAGCATAACTAGCAAATGAACATAGTGCCATACATCAATATGAGGCTTGCTCCATAACCAAATAATTATTTCAAAGTAGTTGAATAATACATGGCATAATCCTATCCTATCCAAGTCCCAATGTCCATACAAAACACAAATGTTGGACGGACACTGCACGAGGACGTCATccctttgaaaacaaattatgaaattagTACCCTTAATGGCCGGACTGGTCCATGTCCCACCCATAGACGGTTCCTAGGAGAGTCTAGACTGTGGTGTTCGGATTTGGATCAGCAGGACTAGGTGGGTTCTCTAGTTCATTCTGAACCGCTCCATCCATCTTCCTCCTTCCGACCAGCAAGAAGTCATTAGGGGTCAGCCCAACGACCCTCCGTCAACCAAGTCAGTCAAGGTGGGAGAAGAGGGAAGCACTGTTTTAGTCTTTCCTTTATATAGAGCCtcttggcttgctctccaaaTGACGTATCGGGTTGTCCAACTGGGGTTTGATACTCAGAGACAGACCCATTCccaccttttcttttcctgcTCCTTCTCGCGGAATGTGTGGCATGTGGTTAGATGTAAAAGTGGGGTGATTAGCGGTCCGTGGTGACTTCAGGAGGTATCCGAATTGTTTGAGCAGCGGGTTACTGGAAATAATCTCAGGAGCTTGATTCTGAGATGTTCTTTCACTGCTACTATATATTTCCTCTGGCTTGAGAGGAATCAGAGGGTATTCCAGCATAAAGCTATGCCTGAGGAGCTGGTGGTTAGGAATATTGTTGGTAGCTTTAGAGATTATTTGTGTTCTTTGCCAAAGGTGGTTCCATCTGCCCAGAATAAGCATATATGCCTTCAATGGGGTATTCCTGCCACTGTTTTGCAGAGTAGGGAGTGATTTTGGCTGTAGAGtttgcttttccttttgttgtttAGCCTCTATGAGTCGTATAGTGGTGCTATGTTGTTTCCTTATGTATAGGTTGTGCTGGTTATAGCTTGTTCTGGGGTAGGTTGGAGACCTTGTGTATAGCCAAGGGTATGCCCGTGTAGCTTGTATTTTTGTTTGGCTTTTAAATGAAATGTGTGCTTAtcgaaaataaataaattgaccAGATTAGATTGATTACTGGAAGTAATGATCACTCCAAAGATCAACAACAGGTTGATGTGATGTTAAGAATTCCAGGACTGCAAGGGCATAACTCCACATAAACTAAAATTAGATTCCTTTACAGCTGTAATATGGAGACTTTTGTCAACTACCTGAGTTTCAGGTCCACCATTCTGTGGTCCAAACTGTCTACGAACAGCACTATACCGTGTAGCAATACAAACTGCACGCGATAAAGCACAGGAAGCATCTGCTACAATAGTTTGTCGGACATACACCATAGTACCATAAACTAGCTGCCTGGGAACATCTGACTGCTTATATTTCCCTTCACATGTGACCTGTGAAACCCTGAAGCATTCAAAAGAAGCTTCAGAACAGTTTTCTCTCATGGTCAAAATATAAATTAGGCAGAAGCACCCACTAATCATATTGTTTAAAGAAAGACTGCAAGTGAAATTCAATATTTAACACAAAATTGAAGGCTGCTAAATGTGGGCTGGCGATTGCACCTACGTGTAGGTGGCCATGTGTCAGACATAATCTTGTATACGTATGCTATACTGTTTATCTACTTCCTCCCCTCTTAACAAATAGAAATCAGGAGCTTGTATCAAAGCAGCTTCCATTAACCATGGAACTAATGCTTTCAAGCCAGCAACAGTACTCAAGAGTCAAGACAATACTTAAAATATGGTAGAAATGGATGAATTAAATATTTGAAGTCCACAATTATTTTGTAGTACTTACATTTGCTTGTGACTACCCAACTTTCAATTTTGGTGGTTTGTGAAGCTTAAGAACAGTCCTCTCTACTATTGCACCATCAGCTCAGTAAGTGACCAACAAACCAGGAGTCTcctacttaaaaataaaaacaaaaataatcagTGCCTTTACCTATGTAAATAGATTTCTACAGTATGCCGTTTATTACAACCTCTGTTTGGGTTAGAATTTGGGTTAAACTTGAGGCCTTAAAGGAAGCCAACAACTGCAGCAGCCATCCTGCCCCTTGTTATAGCTGCCACTACCAAGACCACCACAACCTGCTCCGCATGATCGACTGAGGCAATATCACAACCACGACACAACCACCAGTAATCCAGTAGTCTGAAGTCTCTAGCCACCACCTCCTCGCTACCACCACAGCACAGCAACTACTTTTCTATGACCACCACCATAGTTGAATACTCGAATACAACCTTGCCAAAAAACCGATAGTACCACAAGAACAACCTTGCCATTAGCACCCACAGGACCACCACGCAGAGCACTCCATTGTGAATAGACAAAATCAGTCTTGCCACCCCATGGACCCACCAACCTACCTCCCCTCCCCAACACCTAATGGCTGAAAAAGcaattaagaaaagaaaagaagcactGGTACTACTACCGCAGCAGTCCTAGAAGCACTCATTATAGCCTCTGCCAACAGAAACACCACCACAGTACATCACCATCATTATCAACCCACGTCACCCACACCATTATCACACAATAATTGCTTGAAACTTGATGTTCTTTgccaaaacagaaagaaaagctAGACTAACATGGTTTTCATGTGCTTCTTTCGTTGAACACCTTCACCTCAGACTTGCTAtctactcaaaaaaaaaaaaaaactgtccaAGCACAGCCCACAGGTTATCAGGATATTTACATCATTTCAAAGTTAATTAACAACAATTCTCAGCATCTCTGTAGTCTAAATGGCAGAGCCAAAGACTGAATAGGTCGTGATAACCTTTTACTTCATTGTGGAATACACATCTGAGTATATGAGCCAACATAAGTATGCAGAAGGCATCAGAAGGCATGCATAGACAAGTATACTGTGCACACCTCATCAACATCTGATTTCTGGGGATATGCACATGATCGAATCGTAAGACCCCATTGTCCATGGTGTTGTATGCTCCATTGCCAAATTTCATTCCAATATCCCCAACAGTTATGCCCGGAAGAGGAGAGTGATCTTCCAAACTCCGTAATTGGACAATAAaacctaaaaggaaaaaaaaaaaaggatagaaGTCTTATTATTTTTGCTGCTTTTGCATGAGAAAAGGCTGATGTTTTATACTGAATTTATATAGACCGATTTCAACGATATGATAAAGACAGACTTTATAGTTACCATTTACACCATGTTCCCGACCCCCTACTATAAGGCGCGCATAAGCAATAGCATGCGTGGCCACTTTACCCAATCCACCAGGCCACCACTGTACAGAACAATGAAAGCAAGAATTATAAAAACCactttgagagagaaaaagaaagggaacaGAGGAACCTTTCCAGGTCAAAACACTAGCAAGTAGCAATGATAGATACTGAGAACCAATCACCAACAGCCAAACAGGTAATCAGAACTCAGAAGACTAAATGACACAGGGACCATATGAGGCTGATGTGCATCTTAAGTAATGAAAAGTTAACCACCAACAACTCGCCAGAAGAAACAGCTGAAAACTCTGTTAACCATTTACTCACTTTGCTAGAGGTCAATGTAGGACTATGAATAATAAACTCATCCGTTTGGGGATGGAATGTTGCTGTGGTTTCAAGACCTTGTACGTTAGAACCATGTCCTAGTTCAGTTTGAGCATAGCAGCCAATAATTTGCATCTTATATGCCAATGGCAACCATTTCTGCTGCTGCTCTTCAGTGCCTTGTCCTTTTATAGCAGGTATAAACATTCCCTGAAGACAACATAGAGAACAGTAGTAGTATGTGAGAATGTTGAAAGTTGAAATACATGCTTTCTATATGAACTGTGGCAAACCAAAGGAATATCAAACATGGTTCCACTAGACTTTGATACAATCTACTACAACAAAGGATATATGAGGAGTTGAAATGTACCCAGTGGAGATCAGTGAAAGCAGGTTCATCCACATAAAACCTCAACTTAGCCGCCTCTTCTTCTGCAATTATTAGAAATGCAATCCAAGATTAAACTAACAACCTGAAACATCTCTTAACTCTGACCAGCTAATAAAATAAGCATGGTCAAAAATCATACTAAAATGAAGGCATACCAGAGAGACGGAGGTCGACGATGGTTTTCCATGCATAAGCTGCTTTTCTAAGAGTATTTTTGAACAACTCCTTCCTGCTAAGCGTAGATCTGTTATCTTTCCGGAAGCCCTAAATCCCCAAACGAtgcacaaaaatgaaaattagatACCAAAACGACAAGTGGCTACAAGAACCATAACAGCATCCACTAGACTTCAGAAAAAATGGCAGCAATGCCCAAGTGTTTGTTGTTTAAAGTACTTTCACTAGCTGTACCAGGATAGAAATTAGAGTCAGCTTTCCCCTTAGCCAGGTAAAGCCCAAGCTTTCGGCCTCCATTTTGGGAAGGCCCCACATTTTTATATACTAGCTATCGGGTATCTGTAtatataggaaaagaaagtaatatatatatatatatatatatatatatatatatatatatatatatatatatatatattctctgcAATTAGGAAAGAAGGCCCAAAATAGGAAACAAGAAGTCCAAGTACATAG
This region includes:
- the LOC131308156 gene encoding peroxisomal acyl-coenzyme A oxidase 1-like encodes the protein MEGVDHLAHERNKSEFDVDAMKIVWAGSPHALDVSDRISKLVASDPGFRKDNRSTLSRKELFKNTLRKAAYAWKTIVDLRLSEEEAAKLRFYVDEPAFTDLHWGMFIPAIKGQGTEEQQQKWLPLAYKMQIIGCYAQTELGHGSNVQGLETTATFHPQTDEFIIHSPTLTSSKWWPGGLGKVATHAIAYARLIVGGREHGVNGFIVQLRSLEDHSPLPGITVGDIGMKFGNGAYNTMDNGVLRFDHVHIPRNQMLMRVSQVTCEGKYKQSDVPRQLVYGTMVYVRQTIVADASCALSRAVCIATRYSAVRRQFGPQNGGPETQVIDYKTQQSRLFPLLASAYAFRFIGEWLKWLYADVTQRLQANDFSTLPEAHACTAGLKSLTTTATADGIEECRKLCGGHGYLCSSGLPELFAVYVPACTYEGDNTVLLLQVARFLMKTVSQLGSSKKPVGTIAYMTRVEHLMQCRCGVQRAKDWLKPSALLEAFEARAARMSVACAQNLSNFDNPEEGFAELSADLVEAAVAHCQLIVVSKFIEKLQQEIPGKGVKQQLEVLCNIYALFLLHKHQGDFLLTGCITPKHAALANDELRSLYSQVRPNAIALVDAFNYTDHYLGSILGCYDGNVYPKLYEAAWKDPLNESVVPDGYHQYIRPLLKQEIRTARL